A region from the Ciconia boyciana chromosome 1, ASM3463844v1, whole genome shotgun sequence genome encodes:
- the YARS2 gene encoding tyrosine--tRNA ligase, mitochondrial has protein sequence MAAPALRRRCGRAAGLWGGPHRAPPLLPLRRRAHEQPRRARGARGLLAAQCERGLFQEVFPAQSAEEQLPGLLEPGRPPLTAYCGFDPTADSLHVGHLLAVMALLHFQRAGHNVIAVVGGATARLGDPSGRQRAREPLSAERVRAHARGLRAGLWRLFENHRELFWAAGGQRLGQAALLDNACWLGRQPLLDFLGGAGGRLRMGTLLSRQSCQARLRSPEGMSLAEFLYPALQAYDFLHLHQRHGCRIQLGGADQMGNIMSGYELVTKMTGTDVFGITVPLITSTTGDKLGKTAGNAVWLNRDKTSPFELYQFFVRQQDNIVEKYLKLFTFLPLEEIDHIMEMHAKEPEKWGPQKRLAAEVTKLVHGREGLESAKRCTKALYYSSVEALEAMSDQELQELFRQASSAELMLEPGMNVLDLCRKANAIPDGPSGYQKITDGGVSINGIRVTNPESVLILGQHILKNGVSLLRIGKKNYYIIKWLQL, from the exons ATGGCGGCGCCCGCGCTGCGGCGGCGGtgcggccgggcggcggggctgtggggcggccCGCACCGCGCCCCGCCGCTGCTCCCGCTCCGGCGGCGAGCCCACGAGCAGCCGCGGCGGGCCCGGGGCGCCAGGGGACTGCTGGCGGCGCAGTGCGAGCGCGGCCTCTTCCAGGAGGTGTTCCCGGCGCAGAGCGCGGAGGAGCAGCTGCCGGGGCTGCTGGagccgggccgcccgcccctCACCGCCTACTGCGGCTTCGACCCCACGGCCGACTCGCTGCACGTCGGGCACCTGCTGGCCGTCATGGCGCTCCTCCACTTCCAGCGCGCCGGCCACAACGTCATCGCCGTGGTGGGCGGGGCCACGGCGCGCCTGGGGGACCCCAGCGGCCGGCAGCGCGCGCGGGAGCCGCTGTCGGCAGAGCGGGTGCGGGCGCAcgcgcgggggctgcgggccggCCTGTGGCGGCTGTTCGAGAACCACCGGGAGCTCTTCTGGGCGGCGGGCGGCCAGCGGCTGGGGCAGGCCGCGCTGCTGGACAACGCCTGCTGGCTGGGCCGGCAGCCGCTGCTCGACTTcctcggcggggccggcggccggcTCCGCATGGGCACGCTGCTGAGCCGGCAGAGCTGCCAGGCGCGGCTGCGCAGCCCCGAGGGCATGAGCCTGGCCGAGTTCCTCTACCCGGCGCTGCAGGCCTACGActtcctccacctccaccaGCGCCACGGCTGCCGCATCCAGCTGGGGGGCGCCGACCAGATGGGCAACATCATGTCCGGCTACGAGCTCGTCACCAA GATGACAGGAACAGATGTGTTTGGAATTACTGTACCTCTTATTACCAGTACTACTGGAGATAAACTGGGAAAGACTGCTGGCAATGCAGTTTGGCTAAACAGAGATAAGACTTCTCCATTTGAGCTATATCAGTTTTTTGTCAGACAACAGGATAACATAGTTGAAAA ATACCTGAAACTCTTCACCTTCCTTCCTCTTGAGGAGATTGACCACATCATGGAAATGCATGCTAAAGAACCTGAAAAATGGGGCCCTCAGAAACGACTTGCTGCAGAAGTAACCAAGCTTGTTCATGGTAGAGAGGGGCTAGAATCTGCTAAGAG GTGTACTAAGGCCCTTTATTACAGCAGTGTGGAGGCATTGGAAGCTATGTCTGACCAAGAGTTACAGGAACTTTTTAGACAAGCTTCTTCAGCTGAGCTGATGCTGGAACCTGGAATGAACGTTCTTGACTTGTGTCGCAAAGCAAATGCCATTCCAGACGGACCTAGTGG gtacCAGAAAATTACAGATGGTGGAGTTTCAATAAATGGGATTCGAGTAACTAATCCTGAGAGTGTTCTTATTCTCGGACAGCATATTCTCAAGAATGGTGTATCATTGCTTAggattggaaagaaaaattactacaTTATAAAATGGCTGCAGTTGTGA